A single region of the Glycine max cultivar Williams 82 chromosome 20, Glycine_max_v4.0, whole genome shotgun sequence genome encodes:
- the LOC106797587 gene encoding uncharacterized mitochondrial protein AtMg00860-like, with the protein MNSVLRPFLHQFVAVFFDDILVFNDSLATHIEHLDTMLNTLLQSKLYLKRSKCYFVERHLEYLGHVIFGEDIAPEQSKIAAMVTWPTPTSAKDIQGFLGLTGFYRHFIKGYASLTASLTALMCRDQFKWSPESQLAFDALKSAMTQAPVLIPPDFS; encoded by the coding sequence ATGAACTCGGTGCTTCGACCCTTCTTGCATCAATTTGTCGCAGTGTTTTTTGACGATATCCTCGTCTTCAATGACTCCCTGGCCACCCACATTGAACACCTCGACACAATGCTCAACACTTTGTTGCAAAGCAAATTGTATTTAAAGCGTTCCAAATGCTATTTTGTCGAGAGACACTTGGAATACTTGGGTCACGTAATCTTCGGTGAGGACATCGCACCAGAGCAATCCAAAATAGCAGCCATGGTAACTTGGCCGACACCTACATCCGCAAAGGACATTCAAGGCTTCCTAGGGCTCACCGGTTTCTATCGGCATTTCATAAAGGGCTATGCCTCCTTGACCGCCTCTCTCACAGCTCTCATGTGCCGCGACCAATTCAAATGGTCCCCCGAATCCCAGCTAGCTTTTGACGCATTAAAATCCGCCATGACACAAGCACCAGTACTAATTCCCCCAGATTTCTCATAA